GGCCCTGGGGCAACTGATACTCGATCCGCAGCGAAACCGGTTGTTTATCGCCCAGAGCCCTTCCTATGCACCCATTGTTTCCGTAGACCTGGAAACCGGTGACAGGGAGTTTCGCTACTTTTCCGGAACCATTTACTGGAGCCCGGTCAAGGCGATCGATACCCGGAGAGGCTGGATGTATATGACAGATCACGGACAGTTGATCAACGTCTATGACTACGACACTACCCAGGCATTTACTCTGTCATATTGAACCGGACATTTCTGTCATTTTATTCCCGGGGAGACCGCCCGTGGTAGAGCTTCTACGATCTCTACAGCAACGGCGGTGTCTGCGGGGTTACTCTGCACCTGTTTCCTTCGCCAGAGTATTCCGTCCTGCACCTTGAAAAGGCAGGCAGTAAATCCACTACACCTGCATTTCTTGATTCATTTCTCTTTTCTCCTTTCCGCTGTCGAATGAAAACCTTCATCGCGCTTTTAACTGATCAATAGAGTCAATCGCCCGGGATTTACCGGCCCGATATGCGCTGATTATCGGTGTCGACCGCTAGAAAACAGGCGGTACAGGTTTTCTGAAACCCGGACAAAAGTTCACTGACGCATATAAGTCAGGTAGGTGGCTTTACCTTAAGGTTAGACTTTAGTCTAAATTGGACTATCCAATATGGATGTTGGGTATAGACAAAGATATTCTCACTCTGCAATTTGGTCGGGCCAATAATAAATAGCCGGCCTGCAGTATTGCTCAAAGAAAATAATAAGTATCGACAGGAGCAAAGAGATGAGAGTCCATACCCTGTGCGCCGCCATTGCACTGTGCGGCTGGGTTACCGGCTGTAGTGATGACAGCTCAAAAGAAGAGCTGGTACAGCTGAATCCGATGCCGGTGGAAGAGCCGGAACCCGAGCCGGAACCGGAAGAGCCCACTGATCCGGATGAGCCCACTGATCCGGATGAGCCCACTGATCCGGGTGAGCCAACGGACCCTGAAAACCCACCGGCATCCGCTGTGTTCACCTGTCCGGAAACCGGGCTGTATTTCTGCGACGATTTCGAAGATGGCGAGTTCGCCAGCACCTGGGATGCGGTTATCGATGGCTATGGCCTGGATAACCCGGGTGTGTTCGATATTCTCGACGAGGGAGAAAAAGGCAAGTCCCTGCGCTTCACCGCCGGCACTCGCGGTGGAAACCTGAACGAGGGCGAACTGATCCTGGTAAAAGAGTCGGCCTTCTCCGGCGTGCCGGCAGACTACTCCCTGGAATACCGCGTGCGCCCGCGGGAAAACGGCAATACCGGCAGCAAGTTCCTCTACGCTATGGGGCGCTATCAGGGCCCTCTGCAGTGGTACTTCGGTGGCATGTATTTGGCCGGCACTACTGATTCCACCCAGATGGAGGCGGGTTACGCATCCACTAGTGACGGCTCGTCCGGCACGATGAATCGCGAAGTGCGGGTCAAGAAGCCCGTCACACTGGGTGAAATAGAAGACGACAATGGCAACAAGGCAACCGACGGCACCTGGTATACGGTGCGCTTCGATATGGTGGGCAATACCGGTACCGTTTATCTGGACGGCGAGGAGCTCGGTTCCTTTACCGATGCCGACAGTCTCTACCAGAGTGCGGGCCGCATCGGCTTCTTCACCTACAACCGCTCCTTTGAAGTGGATTACGTCAAGGTGGGGGACCCGGCGATAAAGCCCGTGCAGTTTGGTATCGACTTCGCCGAATCCAGTTATGAAACCACCGCTGGTAACCCGCCGCTGGAAGTGAATGTCACTGCCATTCAGAGCGACGGTGTAACGGCGGACAGTTTTACCGTCTCGTCCAGTGATGACAGCGTGGTTTCTGTCGAGGTGAATGACACCGTCGCCACCCTGATGCCCCTGGCCCAGGGCGATGCCACCATCACCTTCACCAGCGGATCTGACCCCAGCAAACAGAAAACCATTGCAGTGCGCGTGGCCAAGGCGTTCGAAATGCCCACTGCCACCTACGGTGACCTGAGCGGCCGCGTTACCCCCATGCCCGGCAATACCGGTGAATACGAAGACACCCGCCTCAGCATCACCTTCGACAGTGCGCCGAGCCCGAGCGGTTTCGGCTCGGTGCGAATCTTCCGCGCGGATACCGATGAAGAAGTGGAGGCGATTCGCGCCGGAGGCGAGACGGACATTCTCGGCTACGAGGGACAGAGCAGCGGTCGCGAGCTGAATGTACTGCCGTTCGAAATCGACGGCAACACGCTGACCATTGCCCCGCATACCAATGCACTGGACTACAGCACTGAGTACTACGTGGCGATCAGCAGCACCTTTTTGAAGACCGGTGTGCAGTTAAATGGTACCGACTTTGCGGGTATCGGTAAGGATGCCGGCTGGCACTTTACTACCCGTGCCGGTGGTCCCAGTGGCGCCGATGTCACGGTGGATGACGATGGGCCGGCAGACTTCCGCACGGTGCAGGGAGCACTCAATCATGTGATGAAAAATGTGGGCGCAGATGAGCCCGCAACCATCACCGTCAAGGATGGCGACTACCGCGAGGTGTTGTACCTGCGCGACAAGAATAATCTCACCCTGCAGGGCGAGAGTCGCACGGGCACGGTCATTCATTATGCCAACAATAACGAGATGAACCCGGGCAGCAGCCTGCGTACCCTCTTTCTGGTAAAGGGCGGTGACATGCTCACGCTGGAAAACCTGACCCTTTTCAACACGTCGCTGATCGGTGAAGGCGGACAGGCCGAAACCATTTACTTCAATAGCGATGGTGGGCGTCTTATCGCGCGCAACGCCAACTTTATCAGCGAGCAGGACACTCTGTTGCTGAAAGGCTGGACCTGGTTCTACAACACCCTGGTAGCGGGCAATGTGGATTACATCTGGGGTTACCCACATGTATCGCTGTTTGAAAACAGTGAAATTCGCACGCTCGGTCGCTCCGATGGTGGCGAGGGTGGCTACATCCTGCAGGCGCGGGTAAGGAGCGAGGCCGACAAGGGCTTTGTATTCCTGAACTCCAGCCTGACCCGTGGCCCCGGCCCGCTGGATCACCCGGTTGCTGACAATACTTACTACCTCGCTCGCAGTGCCGGCCAGTCAGGTCTCTACGACAATGTGACTTTCGTAAACACCGAAATGGATGCCCATATCAAGCCCGTGGGCTGGTATGACAATCCGGTACCGACGCCGGTAGCGGCAACGGCTGACAGCGGTTGGAGGGAGTACAACAGTGCGGACCTGACTGGCGCGCCCGTGGATACCTCCACGCGCTACAGCGGTTCCTACATGCTGACGGATACCGAAGCCGATGCGGAATTCTGCAACCGCGCGCAGATATTCTCCGAATGGAATGGCGGCGAGGGTTGGGATCCCTACCCGGAAGATACCAGTGATGATCACTGTGAAGTCGATACCGGATCCGATGGCATCTGGAAGGATCAGGCGGTCATTCTAGGTGGCAGCACCACCGCGGTCAGCGGCAGTATTGATGCAGAAACCGAAAACAGCATCACTTTTACGGCTGAGGGCGGCAAGTTCGAGACCAGCGCGATGTCCTTCTTTCTGGCTGCAAAGGAAGTGACCGGAGATTTCACGCTCACCGCGAAAGTGAAATCCGTGGGCACCCTGCGTGAAAGTCCCTATTACCAGTTCCAGGCCGGTCTGATGCTGTGTGAATGTGATGCCGCCAGCGCTTCGACTTCTCCCCTGGCGCATATCGGTATCAACGACATTACCGAGGGTGAGTCGGTGGATCTGGTTGCCACCTATGGCCATGTACTAGTCGATGGTGGCGGCTGGGGGAAAACCGGCAACGCAGCGGTAACGCCAGGCGACAGCCTCTATTACAAACTGGAACGTCAGGGGCAGGCCTATTACGTGTCGTATTCCACTGACGGTGGTGCGACCTACCAAAGCCTCGGTGCAAGCACCTTCACAGACCTTCCCGATACCGTGAAAGTCGGTTTCTTTGCCGCGCCGAATGGCGCCGGCAGCCAGAGTTTTACCTTCGAAGATATCCAGCTGGTGCAGTGAGCACCGACGTTTGCGACGGACCGGGAACACCGGTCCGTTCGCTCCGCAATTGAAATAAATTAAATAACAAACAAGTTGGAGATTTCCATGAACAGCAGACAATTTCTGTTGGCGTTGATGTTATGTAGCGGGCTCGCCGGTTGTAGTGATGGTTCCGATGGTCCGGGCGGTGATTTCTCTTCCAGCAGTTCATCCAGTTCCAGTAGTTCCAGCAGCTCTTCTAGTAGCTCCGGCGGTTCCAGCAGCTCGTCCAGTAGTTCCAGCTCTTCGAGTTCTGGCGGCTCCAGCAGTTCGTCCAGCAGCTCCGGGGGTGACGCGCCGACGGTTCATATGCTCGGTGACTCCACCATGACGGATTACGGTGAGGAGCGCCTGCCTCAGATGGGTTGGGGGCAGGCCATGCCGATGTTCTTCAGCGAGGAATCGGAGATCAACAACTGGGCCAGGGGCGGACGCAGTTCCCGCAGCTTCTACTACGAAGAAGAGCGCTGGCCGGCGGCCAGGGCCGATATCGAGGCGGGCGACTACGTCATCATTCAGTTCGGCCACAACGACCAGAAGCGCGGCGGCACCGATTACGATGAGTTCGGCACCTACGCTTTCTGCAGCGATGGCACCGAGAACGGCGAGGACTGTGCGGACACAGAGCACTCCTACTACCAGTTCCTGAAAAAGTACGTGCTCGAAACTCGGGAAAAGGACGCCACGCCGATCCTGATGACGCCCATGGTGCGCAAATACTTCAGCAGCGGTTCCATCAGCGAAAAAGGACAGCACAATCTTCAGGAAGCCTACGATGGAGAAGCCTACCCGCGCGGCAACTATCCGGCGGCCATGAAAGCAGTTGCCGAAGCCTACGACGTGCCCCTGGTGGATCTCACCGCCGCAACCAAGGCCATCGTGGAAAGCTACGGTGACGAAGCGGCCACGGAGCACCTCTACATCGCCGCCGACAGTACCCACCCGGCGGTGCTCTTCGCCAACCTGATCGCCAGAGCCGCCGTCGAGGGCCTGAAATCCCACGGCCTGATGGAAGGGCATATCGTCGAAGCCACCTCCCTGGTACCCAGCCCGAGCGAGCTGGAGTGGGGCAACCGCTACGTCGGTGTGCCCAACAACAAGAACCTCACCATTTCCGCGTTCGATCTGGTGCCGGCAACCGGCGCCGTCACTGTTACCGCACCGGACGGTTTCCTGCTGAGCGATGCCGCGGACTCGGAGACCTGGAACAGAGCCACCACCATTGACTTCACCAATGGCGCCTTCACCGCCAACCTCTACGTGCAATTCAGCGCGGCAGCGGAGCAAAGCTATAGCGGCAATATTTCCTTTGCCCTGGAGGGCGAGGAGCTCGGCAGTGTGGCGGCAACAGGCACCGGCGTAGCGGCGGGCGAAGGTGTGGAATCCTATTCCAGCTGGTTTACCGAAGGCGCTTCCGTCACCGCCAGCATGGACGGCCTGGTGAGCGCCAGCGACGCGCTGGCGAATAACCTGGAAGCCGGCAACACCAAGACGCTGGCAGTGGACGGCCAGGACACCGGCGTCGCCAGGTACAAGGTGTTCGGAGAAGACCAGGTCGCCCGCAACGACGACTACTACCTGCAATTCGCCGTCACCGCAGAATCCCAGACCTTCTACGTGGACACCATCTCCGCCTACCTCACCACCAGCGGTGGCTCCACGGTGCAGGCGGATATCGAGTATTCCCTCTCCAGCGATTTCAGCAGCCCGGTCACGCTCGATAGCGCCATGTCGTTCACCAAGGACACCATGGTGCTGAAGGAGTACGGCGTAACCATCCCGGTAGCCGCCGGCGATACGCTTTACGTGCGCATCTTCCCCTGGAATGCCGCGGGCGCAAACAGCACCGGCAAGTACCTGGCCATTTACGACTTTAACGTCAGCGGTATCAGTGGTGAATAACCGTAACGGGCGGCTGTTGCCGCCCGGTACTCGGTTTACTCAAATTGGTCAGTCCGAATTCTCGGGTGCCGAGCCTGCGGCCTGTGTCTGCAGCGCGGCAAAGACGCCTGTTCTGGTTGTAAATTAACTACAAACCTACGCTGCAGGCCGCCAAAACCGGACAGATAGACGGGTTTGTCTGCTCTGACCAGATTGGTCATTAAAACTCCGGTGCGAGCTGGCTGAAGGGGTTGTTTATGTCTGGCCAATCTGCTTTCATTGCCAAACCAATAAGTAATAAAAGCCGGGCTCTGCGGTATACAGAGAAATACCCAGGCCCATAAGAATAACGATTGAAAGAGAGAAAAGGGGATAGCATGGAACCTTCACGCTGGACCAGATCCGCGCTTGCGCTCTGTATCATGGGAACTCTGACCGCCTGCGGCGGCGGTGGTACCGATGCCAATAACGAGGGGGATGTGATTGCCACACCACCCGCCCAATCCGGAAGTAGTTCCTCCGGTGGTTCTTCCGGAGGCGGTAGCGAAGGCGGTACGCTGCACGAAGACTTCGGTGACGGCCTGTTGGTCAACTTTGATGAAGCGGATACGCAGTTCTTCTTCAGTCAGGAGTACAAGGCCCTCAACACTGCAAACCCTGAAGACGCCTGGCCGTCCTTCTATTATCCCACCTGTTGTTTCTTCGCCAACGATAATCCTGCCGACGGCCCGGAAGTGGCCCTCGACCAAATGGGGATTGTGAGTGACGCCGGCAACCCCGCCCTGTTGCTGGATACCGGCCGTTTCACCATTGGCCAGACTCGCCCGGAAAGTGACGACCCGGAAGACCTCGATCCGAAAAAAGATACCACCACTTCCGACGATATCAGTACCTGGGGTGAGCTGGATCTCAGCGATCACTATCGTGTTTCTTTCTGTGTGAAGGCAGCCAGCGGCACCCGCAACATGCAGGTATACGTCGACAACAATACCTCCGGTGAAGCTAACTCCATCTGGGGTGGTGGTAGTCAGGGTTCACGCATCTTCAACGTGCCGGCAGGGGACCTGATTCCCGGCAAGCGTGTACAGATCAATGTGCCCGGCGATATCACCTATGAGCAGGGCGGTGAAGTCAAAGATATCCGCCCTGAACTGGTCGGTACCGCCGGCTCATTCCTGCAGTTACGTGTAGAAGGCGGAAGCTCGGTCATCCTTGATGACTTGCTGGTAGAGCCACAGGCTGAAGACGGCCAGGCAGATCTGCCGGCGTGTAATGTCTACCAGCCGGCTACCGCACCGGAAGCACCGGAAGCACCGGGGCTGTTCGCTGGCGATGCGCTGCTTGTCGTAAGCTGGAGCGAAGTGGTTGGTGCCACCGGTTACGAACTTGCCTACAACACCGAGGACTCCATCGAGGGGGCAACCATTATCCCCGCTGCTGAAATTGAAGGCAGTCAGCACGATATTGAAGCGCTGGAAAACGATACCGAATACTTCGTTTTCCTGCGTGTAATCAACTCCGTAGGCGCCGGTGAGTGGAGTGAGAGTGCCAGTGGTACACCCATTGCGCCCGAGGGTGCCGCCTGTACTTCGACACAGAAAGTGGAACCGTCTCCGGCTCACAGTATTTTGTGGAATGTCTACGACGGATGTGCCCATCCCGGTGCTGACATGTCTGTTGTCATCAATGGCAGTGACCGCACACAGTTCGACTTGGGCGATAACGAGAAGCCCTGGTTTACTGTGAGTGAGCAGGGCGTAATGACTTTAAATACCAACGAACCTGTCGGGGAAATCCAACCGGACGAAGAAACCAAGCCGGTAGGGGATCTGAGCGGAA
The Microbulbifer celer DNA segment above includes these coding regions:
- a CDS encoding pectinesterase family protein: MRVHTLCAAIALCGWVTGCSDDSSKEELVQLNPMPVEEPEPEPEPEEPTDPDEPTDPDEPTDPGEPTDPENPPASAVFTCPETGLYFCDDFEDGEFASTWDAVIDGYGLDNPGVFDILDEGEKGKSLRFTAGTRGGNLNEGELILVKESAFSGVPADYSLEYRVRPRENGNTGSKFLYAMGRYQGPLQWYFGGMYLAGTTDSTQMEAGYASTSDGSSGTMNREVRVKKPVTLGEIEDDNGNKATDGTWYTVRFDMVGNTGTVYLDGEELGSFTDADSLYQSAGRIGFFTYNRSFEVDYVKVGDPAIKPVQFGIDFAESSYETTAGNPPLEVNVTAIQSDGVTADSFTVSSSDDSVVSVEVNDTVATLMPLAQGDATITFTSGSDPSKQKTIAVRVAKAFEMPTATYGDLSGRVTPMPGNTGEYEDTRLSITFDSAPSPSGFGSVRIFRADTDEEVEAIRAGGETDILGYEGQSSGRELNVLPFEIDGNTLTIAPHTNALDYSTEYYVAISSTFLKTGVQLNGTDFAGIGKDAGWHFTTRAGGPSGADVTVDDDGPADFRTVQGALNHVMKNVGADEPATITVKDGDYREVLYLRDKNNLTLQGESRTGTVIHYANNNEMNPGSSLRTLFLVKGGDMLTLENLTLFNTSLIGEGGQAETIYFNSDGGRLIARNANFISEQDTLLLKGWTWFYNTLVAGNVDYIWGYPHVSLFENSEIRTLGRSDGGEGGYILQARVRSEADKGFVFLNSSLTRGPGPLDHPVADNTYYLARSAGQSGLYDNVTFVNTEMDAHIKPVGWYDNPVPTPVAATADSGWREYNSADLTGAPVDTSTRYSGSYMLTDTEADAEFCNRAQIFSEWNGGEGWDPYPEDTSDDHCEVDTGSDGIWKDQAVILGGSTTAVSGSIDAETENSITFTAEGGKFETSAMSFFLAAKEVTGDFTLTAKVKSVGTLRESPYYQFQAGLMLCECDAASASTSPLAHIGINDITEGESVDLVATYGHVLVDGGGWGKTGNAAVTPGDSLYYKLERQGQAYYVSYSTDGGATYQSLGASTFTDLPDTVKVGFFAAPNGAGSQSFTFEDIQLVQ
- a CDS encoding rhamnogalacturonan acetylesterase, with amino-acid sequence MNSRQFLLALMLCSGLAGCSDGSDGPGGDFSSSSSSSSSSSSSSSSSSGGSSSSSSSSSSSSSGGSSSSSSSSGGDAPTVHMLGDSTMTDYGEERLPQMGWGQAMPMFFSEESEINNWARGGRSSRSFYYEEERWPAARADIEAGDYVIIQFGHNDQKRGGTDYDEFGTYAFCSDGTENGEDCADTEHSYYQFLKKYVLETREKDATPILMTPMVRKYFSSGSISEKGQHNLQEAYDGEAYPRGNYPAAMKAVAEAYDVPLVDLTAATKAIVESYGDEAATEHLYIAADSTHPAVLFANLIARAAVEGLKSHGLMEGHIVEATSLVPSPSELEWGNRYVGVPNNKNLTISAFDLVPATGAVTVTAPDGFLLSDAADSETWNRATTIDFTNGAFTANLYVQFSAAAEQSYSGNISFALEGEELGSVAATGTGVAAGEGVESYSSWFTEGASVTASMDGLVSASDALANNLEAGNTKTLAVDGQDTGVARYKVFGEDQVARNDDYYLQFAVTAESQTFYVDTISAYLTTSGGSTVQADIEYSLSSDFSSPVTLDSAMSFTKDTMVLKEYGVTIPVAAGDTLYVRIFPWNAAGANSTGKYLAIYDFNVSGISGE
- a CDS encoding fibronectin type III domain-containing protein; the encoded protein is MEPSRWTRSALALCIMGTLTACGGGGTDANNEGDVIATPPAQSGSSSSGGSSGGGSEGGTLHEDFGDGLLVNFDEADTQFFFSQEYKALNTANPEDAWPSFYYPTCCFFANDNPADGPEVALDQMGIVSDAGNPALLLDTGRFTIGQTRPESDDPEDLDPKKDTTTSDDISTWGELDLSDHYRVSFCVKAASGTRNMQVYVDNNTSGEANSIWGGGSQGSRIFNVPAGDLIPGKRVQINVPGDITYEQGGEVKDIRPELVGTAGSFLQLRVEGGSSVILDDLLVEPQAEDGQADLPACNVYQPATAPEAPEAPGLFAGDALLVVSWSEVVGATGYELAYNTEDSIEGATIIPAAEIEGSQHDIEALENDTEYFVFLRVINSVGAGEWSESASGTPIAPEGAACTSTQKVEPSPAHSILWNVYDGCAHPGADMSVVINGSDRTQFDLGDNEKPWFTVSEQGVMTLNTNEPVGEIQPDEETKPVGDLSGIIADPTYPMHFTWIARIDTSLATTKDGVRGFEIETHLADAGIEGRGPARIKAIIRSDKDPGRLQLEKFLPGGETAEVDMNLTDGFHTYQLSFVVKDPAIEGDNYITATVYRDGVEVGSFTGNGREGGSSSSKMRIGEGSSSPFHANVDWIAWSDSQTAAELAAEELVGELPENLGDLGSYSGKLVFKENFNGATDGDSGDSTFFTPDYRALESDNTKPFYFVTGGGSRLVVSDSATDGKFSINDARFTMGDTLAHTEQETSAEDTMGRGEIDLSKPYIITFDVLTNENAEDGDQTGKCQVYVDNNTSSSSKSMHGGDSKIFEELAPVIADGGKATGTVTIESDPDDHVGTDKSFLQLRCDSRTEAPVTIDNFKVTYQ